From the genome of Winogradskyella forsetii, one region includes:
- a CDS encoding sulfate adenylyltransferase subunit 1, which produces MDYQDIELLRFTTAGSVDDGKSTLIGRLLYDSKSIFQDQLDAVEASSKNKGFDYVDLSLLTDGLKSEREQGITIDVAYRYFATPKRKFIIADTPGHIQYTRNMVTGASTANLAIILIDARKGMLEQTHRHAFIASLLRIPHAIVCVNKMDLVDYSEDVYNEIVSDFNAFSSKLGINDIQFIPISALNGDNVVNRSKNMDWYQGSTLMYHLETVHISSDHNLVDCRFPIQSVIRPHTLDNQDYRGFAGRIDGGVFKPGDKVKSLPSGFVSTIKTIELNGEQIAEAFAPMSVTMTLEDEIDNSRGDMIVRENNVPMVSQDLEVLVTWMSTNPIHARTKVVIKHTTNETVGMVKELKYKIDINTLHRIEGIDKVEMNDIARLSIRTAKPIFFDAYKKNRQTGSVIIIDEQTNETIGAGMII; this is translated from the coding sequence ATGGATTATCAAGATATAGAATTATTACGTTTTACAACCGCAGGAAGTGTAGATGATGGCAAAAGCACATTAATAGGGCGTTTATTATATGATAGTAAATCAATTTTTCAAGACCAACTCGATGCTGTTGAAGCATCGAGCAAAAATAAAGGTTTTGATTATGTTGATTTATCATTACTTACCGATGGCCTAAAATCTGAGCGCGAGCAAGGTATTACTATAGATGTGGCTTATCGGTACTTCGCAACGCCAAAGCGTAAATTTATAATTGCGGATACACCAGGACATATACAATATACACGTAATATGGTCACCGGTGCGTCCACTGCTAATTTGGCCATTATACTGATCGATGCAAGAAAAGGTATGTTAGAGCAAACTCATCGTCATGCTTTTATCGCTTCATTATTGCGCATACCACATGCCATTGTCTGTGTTAATAAGATGGATTTAGTGGATTATAGTGAAGACGTCTACAATGAAATTGTTTCAGACTTTAATGCCTTTTCTTCTAAGTTAGGGATTAACGATATACAATTTATTCCTATTTCGGCATTAAATGGCGACAACGTAGTTAATCGTTCTAAAAATATGGATTGGTACCAAGGCAGTACGCTGATGTATCATTTGGAAACGGTACATATATCGAGCGATCATAATTTGGTAGACTGTCGTTTTCCTATTCAATCTGTAATTCGTCCACATACTTTAGATAATCAAGATTATAGAGGTTTTGCAGGCCGAATAGATGGTGGTGTATTTAAACCTGGAGATAAAGTAAAATCATTGCCTTCAGGGTTTGTTTCTACCATTAAAACTATTGAGCTTAATGGTGAACAGATTGCAGAGGCATTTGCTCCTATGTCTGTAACCATGACGCTGGAAGATGAAATAGATAACAGTCGTGGCGATATGATTGTGCGCGAAAACAATGTGCCAATGGTGAGTCAAGATTTGGAAGTTTTAGTGACGTGGATGAGCACTAATCCAATTCATGCCCGAACAAAAGTAGTGATTAAGCATACGACCAATGAGACCGTTGGAATGGTAAAAGAATTGAAATATAAAATAGACATCAATACGTTGCATAGGATTGAAGGTATTGATAAGGTAGAAATGAATGATATTGCACGTTTGTCCATTAGAACGGCAAAACCAATATTTTTCGATGCCTATAAAAAAAATCGCCAAACCGGAAGCGTTATCATCATTGATGAGCAAACCAATGAAACCATTGGAGCTGGGATGATTATATAA
- the gmd gene encoding GDP-mannose 4,6-dehydratase, which yields MSKVAFITGVTGQDGAYLSEFLLKKGYEVHGLKRRSSLFNTDRIDHLYQDPHVDHQNFYLHYGDMTDSTNLIRLIKEIQPDEIYNLAAMSHVAVSFEIPEYTGNADGLGTLRILDAVRLLGLEKKTRIYQASTSELYGKVQEVPQSETTPFYPRSPYAVAKMYAYWITVNYREAYNMYACNGILFNHESPIRGETFVTRKITRAVSRIALGMQDKFYLGNLDAQRDWGHAKDYVRMMWMILQADEAEDWVIATGKTTRIRDFVKMSFAEVGIELEFKGKGEDEKAYIIKCKNPNYQLEIGKEILAVDARYFRPTEVELLIGDASKAKDKLGWECKYDLNDLVKDMMQSDIKLMKEQQYLEDGGYKTMNYFE from the coding sequence ATGAGTAAAGTCGCATTTATTACAGGGGTTACAGGACAAGATGGTGCCTATTTAAGTGAATTTTTGTTGAAAAAAGGTTATGAGGTCCACGGTTTGAAACGCCGTTCATCATTATTTAATACGGATCGCATTGACCATTTATACCAAGATCCTCATGTAGATCATCAGAATTTTTATTTGCATTATGGTGACATGACGGACAGTACGAATCTTATCCGTTTAATAAAAGAAATTCAACCCGACGAGATTTATAATTTGGCGGCTATGAGTCATGTGGCGGTGTCTTTTGAAATTCCTGAATATACTGGGAATGCAGATGGTTTAGGGACTTTACGCATTTTAGATGCTGTACGTCTATTAGGTTTAGAGAAAAAAACACGTATATATCAAGCTTCCACTTCAGAGTTGTATGGAAAAGTGCAAGAAGTACCACAATCGGAGACTACACCATTTTATCCAAGATCACCTTATGCTGTGGCCAAAATGTATGCTTATTGGATTACTGTAAATTATCGTGAGGCTTATAATATGTATGCTTGTAATGGTATTTTGTTTAATCATGAATCACCAATTAGAGGGGAAACTTTTGTAACACGAAAAATTACTAGGGCAGTTTCCCGGATAGCACTAGGGATGCAAGATAAATTTTATCTCGGAAATTTAGATGCACAACGCGATTGGGGACATGCCAAGGATTATGTGAGAATGATGTGGATGATTCTTCAAGCGGACGAGGCAGAAGATTGGGTCATTGCTACTGGGAAAACCACAAGAATCCGTGACTTTGTTAAAATGAGTTTTGCTGAAGTTGGGATTGAGTTAGAGTTTAAAGGAAAAGGCGAAGATGAAAAAGCATATATCATCAAGTGCAAAAATCCTAATTACCAATTAGAAATAGGAAAAGAGATACTCGCTGTTGATGCACGTTATTTTAGGCCTACAGAAGTAGAGTTACTTATTGGCGATGCCTCAAAAGCTAAGGACAAATTAGGATGGGAATGCAAATATGATCTTAATGACCTTGTTAAGGATATGATGCAAAGTGATATAAAATTGATGAAAGAACAACAGTACCTTGAAGATGGAGGTTATAAAACGATGAATTATTTTGAGTAA
- the cysQ gene encoding 3'(2'),5'-bisphosphate nucleotidase CysQ, translated as MNKNLKIAITAALEAGKEILDIYHSDDFEVELKGDNSPLTKADLASHVVIMSHLKTTNIPVLSEEGKSIPYKDRKDWNQLWIVDPIDGTKEFIKRNGEFTVNIALIENQKTVIGVIFVPVSGALYFSTDEIGAYKVVVNLKDYNVDALFNDASKLPLEREDNTFTVVASRSHMSPETETYVSDMRQKHGDVNLISKGSSLKLCMVAEGQADCYPRFAPTMEWDTAAGQAICEHAGFEVIDWSTKERMLYNREELLNNWFLVKSS; from the coding sequence ATGAACAAAAATTTAAAAATAGCAATAACCGCAGCCTTAGAAGCAGGAAAAGAGATTCTAGACATATATCATTCCGATGATTTTGAAGTGGAATTAAAAGGCGATAATTCCCCATTGACCAAAGCAGATTTAGCATCGCATGTTGTGATCATGTCACATTTAAAAACGACAAATATTCCTGTGCTTTCTGAGGAAGGTAAATCCATACCCTACAAAGATAGAAAAGATTGGAACCAATTATGGATCGTAGATCCAATAGATGGCACCAAAGAATTTATTAAGCGTAACGGAGAGTTTACGGTTAACATTGCACTAATTGAAAATCAGAAAACCGTCATAGGCGTTATTTTTGTGCCAGTCTCAGGAGCGCTTTATTTTTCAACCGATGAAATAGGTGCCTATAAAGTTGTAGTGAACCTTAAAGATTACAACGTTGATGCCTTATTTAATGACGCCAGTAAATTGCCGCTAGAAAGAGAGGATAATACATTCACAGTTGTGGCGAGCCGTTCACACATGTCTCCAGAAACAGAAACTTATGTTAGCGACATGCGCCAGAAGCATGGCGACGTAAATTTGATATCTAAAGGCAGTTCCTTAAAACTATGTATGGTGGCCGAAGGCCAAGCGGATTGTTACCCAAGATTTGCACCAACCATGGAGTGGGATACTGCTGCGGGTCAAGCCATTTGTGAACATGCAGGTTTTGAAGTTATAGATTGGAGTACAAAAGAACGTATGTTATATAATAGGGAAGAATTGTTGAATAACTGGTTTTTGGTAAAGTCATCCTAA
- a CDS encoding GDP-L-fucose synthase family protein, translating to MSKLTKDSKLYIAGHRGMVGSAVWRALETTGYTNLIGKTSSELDLRNQQAVIDFINTEKLDIIIDAAARVGGILANNENPYPFLMENLQIQNNLIDAAHKAEISKFIFLGSSCIYPKFAPQPLKEEYLLTDSLEPTNEWYAIAKIAGVKACEAIRKQYGKDFVSLMPTNLYGPNDNFDLKSSHVLPAMIRKFHEAKTTNATVELWGSGTPMREFLHVDDLAQAVLFAVEHKLPEHLYNVGTGTDVTIKELAETIQNVVGHNGKIEWDSSKPDGTPRKLMDSSKLRALGWASEYTLEKGIIDTYNWFTSHQKDYKKVKI from the coding sequence TTGAGTAAATTAACTAAAGATTCAAAACTATATATCGCAGGTCATCGCGGAATGGTAGGTTCTGCGGTTTGGAGAGCTTTAGAGACAACAGGTTACACTAATCTCATTGGTAAAACCAGCTCAGAGCTCGATTTGCGAAACCAACAAGCTGTAATTGATTTTATAAATACAGAAAAGCTTGATATTATTATCGATGCGGCTGCTCGAGTAGGAGGGATCTTAGCCAACAACGAGAATCCATATCCATTTTTAATGGAAAATTTGCAAATTCAGAATAATCTCATTGATGCTGCACATAAAGCTGAGATTTCTAAATTTATTTTTTTAGGAAGTTCTTGTATTTACCCAAAATTTGCACCTCAACCCTTAAAAGAAGAATACTTACTTACCGATAGCTTGGAGCCAACTAATGAATGGTATGCCATTGCTAAAATAGCTGGTGTAAAAGCGTGCGAAGCCATTAGAAAGCAATACGGTAAAGATTTTGTGAGCTTAATGCCGACCAATTTATATGGTCCTAATGATAATTTTGACTTAAAAAGTTCGCATGTATTGCCTGCTATGATACGAAAGTTTCACGAGGCTAAAACTACTAATGCTACAGTAGAGTTATGGGGAAGTGGAACACCAATGCGTGAGTTTTTACATGTTGATGACTTAGCGCAGGCCGTTTTATTTGCCGTTGAGCATAAATTACCAGAACATTTATATAATGTTGGTACAGGTACAGATGTGACTATAAAAGAACTAGCCGAAACGATTCAAAATGTTGTAGGTCATAATGGGAAAATTGAATGGGACAGTTCAAAACCAGATGGAACACCTAGAAAGTTGATGGATAGTTCAAAGCTAAGAGCTTTGGGTTGGGCTTCAGAATATACTTTAGAAAAAGGAATAATAGATACTTACAATTGGTTTACCTCGCACCAAAAAGACTATAAAAAAGTAAAAATTTAA
- the cysD gene encoding sulfate adenylyltransferase subunit CysD has protein sequence MSNYVINHLKELESEAIFVIREIAAQFENPVLLFSGGKDSILLTHLAKKAFFPAKIPFPLIHIDTGHNFPETIAFRDELVEKLGVKLIVGSVQEAIDKGRAKEETGADASRNSLQIVSLLDTLEDYKVDAAMGGARRDEEKARAKERFFSHRDEFGQWDPKNQRPELWNLFNGRKNYGEHFRVFPISNWTEMDVWEYIKLENIDLPSLYFSHQRDCVVRDGVILANSEFIKLKENEEVVNMTIRYRTCGDMPITGAVESEADDLNKIIEEIATTRTTERGGRADDKRAETAMEDRKKQGYF, from the coding sequence ATGAGTAATTACGTAATTAATCACTTAAAAGAATTAGAATCGGAAGCTATTTTTGTGATTCGAGAGATTGCAGCGCAATTTGAAAATCCTGTGCTGCTTTTTTCAGGTGGAAAAGATTCAATTTTACTAACACACTTAGCTAAAAAAGCGTTCTTTCCTGCAAAAATACCGTTTCCTTTAATCCATATCGACACAGGCCATAATTTTCCTGAAACCATTGCTTTTAGAGATGAATTGGTAGAAAAATTAGGTGTGAAACTTATTGTTGGTTCTGTTCAAGAAGCTATTGATAAAGGAAGGGCGAAAGAAGAAACGGGAGCTGATGCGTCTCGTAATTCACTCCAGATAGTTTCGTTGTTAGATACACTTGAAGACTATAAAGTTGATGCTGCGATGGGAGGCGCAAGACGAGATGAAGAAAAAGCGCGTGCAAAAGAACGTTTCTTTTCCCATCGTGATGAATTTGGACAATGGGATCCAAAAAATCAGAGACCAGAATTGTGGAACCTTTTTAATGGTCGTAAAAATTACGGAGAACATTTTAGAGTGTTTCCTATTTCCAATTGGACGGAAATGGATGTTTGGGAATACATCAAACTAGAAAATATTGATTTGCCGTCCCTTTATTTCTCTCATCAACGTGACTGCGTGGTTAGGGATGGTGTGATTTTGGCAAATTCAGAATTCATTAAATTGAAGGAAAATGAAGAGGTCGTAAATATGACGATTCGTTACCGTACTTGTGGTGATATGCCCATTACAGGTGCTGTTGAATCTGAAGCCGATGATTTAAATAAAATTATAGAAGAAATCGCTACAACAAGAACTACAGAACGTGGAGGTAGAGCAGATGATAAGCGCGCTGAAACGGCCATGGAAGATCGGAAAAAACAAGGTTACTTTTAA
- a CDS encoding T9SS type A sorting domain-containing protein: protein MRKAYLFYVMLSLFALGYSQTIATIDRENGSGPTLTDNVANMSSTGLTRGSGLNLANAANLNSFSSNNFTIGGDLAGAQATNDYIEWSVSANTAFEVAVDELDIRLRRNPNGPENWQIFYSLDGFATAGIDLSGPQTISANITEPFSFSGLGINSGVSGTITFRVYAWGSLANNGNFRVFGQAGWSLSAAVPNPGIRMIGTVTTTSTNSTESDIIASDFPLAPVQENIDYMAYNAPSGLNFTNSVPLGAFTIRDGGASTPDADTDGTNLTSIEFEVVNSENIAALAIFDLGVFDFVAEVTSVSDFTTFNGLNLLAGDNTTRQFVIYATFNSTVTDNEQIQLTINNVTTPATSSSLFAATDAGGAETSINDDDNRIEVTASQFQFNQQPTDSNQGEVMVPYPTISAVDDNFNLDLDADIAGIDVATISGSSSIVGETYNMLNGQAILDKIVFTGQEINRSLVASSVSPSLSGTSTTFSINGPLISIVEQDFDTAIDWTYTSDTPFFGTVLDWGDTLGYFGEIALTDAFPINSSFFSDEILGENDLNDSANPFATITFADVDVTSYTNIKIEFDWQVVGYVNNANDIQYRLVYDGSAAGTGGWQTVFDGNGAISDDQGRVEISIPDGNATVGLQLRLRNNLADGYSGFDNFRLLSEFNGLIYTNADGWKDNIEPDLTTGALDALVVDGTYDVSGDVEINNLISYNGSTIDIGFGESITTNADVLAKGSLEMNSISNSYSSLIVGGTINTKVTYNRHVNQNSGTGSSTGNNDLISAPVTDASQTYLAFRTTNTDIPSGTIDGVPSFLFGPFDNTTNEYINHPASDETTVIEPGIGYRTASTAPSGSTFEFVGDVITGSLAVPITVGAASRANLIGNPYPSYLKLSTFLTANSTQFSPSNSGVYGYVGNVLSGFRIWNQAYSDANPNAKIAPGQGFFVISKDGGGTIDFNPDMRTKGTADDFISGRSANQDLAHVYLQVAKGEELYQTDLYFNDNASLNMDAGYDAEMFEANTPSFAIYSHLVEDNLGKDFAVQSVSYSDLNNVTIPLGINIAQGEQAVISISEMNIPDGTTVILEDNTTNTFTNLLESDYTFTPTTTLNDTGRFYIHFSNETLGLNDETKNSIEISTDVPTKTIIVKGQLESQTKLNLYDIQGRLVISQSINSKNLEQRIDVSSLTAGIYVVELQNNAAINRTQKVIIR, encoded by the coding sequence ATGAGAAAAGCTTACTTGTTTTATGTAATGTTATCCTTATTTGCACTAGGATACAGCCAAACTATTGCCACTATTGATCGTGAAAATGGTTCAGGACCAACATTGACGGACAACGTCGCTAATATGTCTTCAACCGGCCTTACAAGGGGATCTGGCTTGAATTTGGCAAATGCAGCAAACTTAAATTCATTTTCATCCAACAACTTCACAATTGGTGGTGATTTGGCTGGTGCGCAAGCGACTAATGACTATATTGAGTGGTCTGTATCTGCGAACACAGCTTTTGAAGTTGCCGTTGATGAATTAGACATTCGCCTAAGACGCAACCCTAATGGCCCTGAAAACTGGCAAATATTTTACAGCTTGGATGGTTTTGCTACTGCTGGTATTGATTTATCAGGTCCTCAAACGATTTCAGCAAACATAACTGAACCCTTTAGTTTTTCAGGGCTTGGCATTAATTCCGGCGTTTCTGGCACCATTACATTTAGAGTATACGCATGGGGTTCTCTTGCCAATAACGGTAATTTTAGAGTCTTCGGACAAGCAGGTTGGTCGCTTTCTGCAGCAGTTCCAAATCCTGGAATTAGAATGATTGGTACTGTAACTACAACGTCTACAAATAGTACTGAATCTGACATTATAGCATCTGATTTCCCATTAGCTCCAGTTCAAGAAAACATTGATTATATGGCATATAATGCACCTTCCGGACTCAATTTTACTAATTCTGTTCCCTTAGGCGCTTTTACCATAAGAGATGGTGGAGCATCTACGCCAGATGCTGACACTGATGGCACTAACTTAACTTCTATTGAGTTTGAAGTTGTTAATAGTGAAAATATCGCTGCTTTAGCTATATTTGATTTAGGAGTTTTTGATTTTGTAGCTGAAGTTACCAGTGTTTCAGATTTCACGACATTTAATGGATTAAATTTACTTGCTGGTGATAACACAACACGTCAATTTGTAATTTATGCTACTTTTAATTCCACGGTAACAGATAACGAACAAATCCAATTAACGATTAATAATGTTACAACCCCGGCCACAAGCAGCTCACTTTTTGCAGCTACTGACGCTGGTGGTGCTGAAACTTCAATTAATGATGATGATAACCGAATTGAAGTCACGGCTAGTCAGTTTCAATTCAACCAACAACCAACTGACAGTAATCAGGGAGAGGTTATGGTGCCATACCCAACGATTTCTGCTGTTGACGATAATTTTAATCTAGATTTGGATGCCGATATTGCTGGAATAGATGTCGCAACCATATCTGGATCTAGTAGTATAGTTGGCGAAACTTATAACATGTTAAATGGCCAAGCTATTTTAGATAAAATAGTATTTACTGGTCAAGAAATAAACAGGAGCCTTGTTGCATCGTCAGTCTCCCCATCTTTATCGGGCACAAGTACAACATTTAGTATCAACGGACCACTCATTAGTATCGTAGAGCAAGATTTTGATACAGCCATAGATTGGACTTACACAAGTGATACTCCTTTCTTTGGAACTGTTTTAGATTGGGGCGATACTTTAGGGTATTTTGGTGAAATAGCATTAACGGATGCATTCCCTATTAACAGTTCTTTCTTTTCTGACGAAATTCTTGGCGAGAATGATTTAAACGATTCTGCCAATCCTTTTGCCACAATAACTTTCGCAGATGTAGATGTAACCTCATATACGAATATTAAGATAGAATTTGACTGGCAAGTTGTTGGTTATGTTAATAACGCAAATGATATTCAGTACCGTCTTGTTTATGATGGTAGTGCAGCTGGAACAGGTGGTTGGCAAACCGTTTTTGATGGTAATGGTGCAATCAGCGATGATCAAGGTAGAGTTGAAATTTCAATCCCTGATGGAAATGCTACAGTTGGACTACAACTAAGACTAAGAAATAACTTAGCTGATGGTTACTCTGGTTTTGATAACTTTAGATTATTAAGCGAGTTTAATGGTTTAATTTATACGAATGCTGATGGCTGGAAAGATAATATAGAACCAGATTTGACCACAGGGGCATTAGATGCTTTGGTTGTTGATGGAACTTACGATGTTTCTGGTGATGTTGAAATAAATAATCTTATTTCTTATAATGGATCCACAATTGATATTGGTTTTGGCGAGTCTATTACTACAAATGCAGATGTACTCGCTAAAGGTAGCTTAGAAATGAACTCAATCAGCAACAGTTATTCGAGTTTAATCGTTGGTGGTACTATAAATACGAAAGTGACTTATAATCGTCATGTTAACCAAAATTCTGGAACTGGTTCTTCCACAGGTAATAATGATTTAATTTCTGCTCCTGTGACCGATGCGAGTCAAACCTACCTTGCCTTTAGAACCACGAATACAGACATACCTTCTGGAACTATAGATGGTGTACCTTCATTTTTATTTGGTCCTTTTGATAACACTACAAACGAATATATAAATCATCCGGCATCAGATGAAACAACTGTTATAGAACCTGGTATTGGGTATAGAACAGCTTCAACTGCACCATCAGGATCAACCTTTGAATTTGTTGGAGATGTCATAACAGGGTCACTTGCTGTTCCAATTACCGTAGGAGCCGCCAGCAGAGCCAACTTAATTGGAAACCCTTATCCATCCTATTTGAAATTATCAACGTTTTTAACCGCCAATAGCACTCAATTTAGCCCAAGCAATTCTGGAGTTTATGGTTATGTCGGAAATGTGCTGTCTGGTTTTAGAATATGGAATCAAGCGTATTCTGATGCTAATCCAAATGCCAAAATTGCACCAGGTCAAGGTTTCTTCGTAATTTCAAAAGATGGAGGCGGAACCATCGATTTCAATCCTGACATGCGCACAAAGGGTACAGCTGATGATTTTATCTCGGGAAGATCCGCTAACCAAGATTTAGCACACGTGTATCTTCAAGTTGCTAAAGGAGAAGAACTGTACCAGACCGATTTATATTTTAATGACAATGCCTCCCTAAATATGGATGCAGGTTATGATGCGGAAATGTTTGAAGCCAACACGCCAAGCTTTGCTATCTACTCACACTTGGTTGAAGACAACTTAGGAAAAGATTTTGCCGTACAATCGGTAAGCTATTCAGACCTAAACAATGTGACTATTCCGTTAGGAATAAATATAGCGCAAGGTGAACAGGCGGTAATAAGCATTTCAGAAATGAACATTCCAGATGGCACCACTGTGATCTTAGAAGACAACACAACTAATACCTTTACTAATTTATTGGAAAGCGATTACACATTTACGCCAACGACCACGTTAAATGACACTGGTCGTTTTTACATACATTTTTCAAATGAAACTTTAGGGCTGAATGATGAGACCAAAAATAGTATAGAAATATCTACTGATGTGCCTACAAAAACTATAATTGTAAAAGGCCAGTTAGAAAGCCAAACCAAGCTTAACTTGTATGATATTCAAGGGAGACTTGTAATTTCTCAATCAATAAATTCTAAAAACTTAGAGCAGCGTATTGATGTTTCTAGTCTTACCGCTGGTATTTACGTTGTTGAATTGCAGAACAATGCGGCCATCAATAGAACCCAAAAAGTTATTATTAGATAG
- the cysC gene encoding adenylyl-sulfate kinase, whose protein sequence is MSLNTVRHDYKVTKSDREKLHGHRSLLMWFTGLSGSGKSTLANLVEEALHKMRISTFSLDGDNIRQGINKDLSFAPEDRTENIRRIAEISNLMVDAGVVTLAAFVSPYIKDRDNIRHIVGEENFVEIYINTSLEECERRDVKGLYKKARAGEIKNMTGVSAPYEAPVNPDLEIVTDHQSIETSVQTILDFIIQKLK, encoded by the coding sequence ATGAGCTTAAATACGGTTAGGCATGATTATAAGGTCACCAAATCAGATCGAGAGAAATTACATGGGCATCGCTCTCTGCTAATGTGGTTTACAGGTTTGTCAGGTTCTGGTAAATCTACTTTAGCGAATTTGGTCGAAGAGGCCCTTCATAAAATGCGTATTTCAACATTTAGCTTAGATGGTGATAATATTAGACAAGGCATTAATAAAGATCTGAGTTTTGCTCCAGAAGACCGTACCGAAAACATCAGGAGGATTGCAGAAATCAGTAATTTGATGGTCGATGCTGGCGTGGTAACCTTAGCAGCTTTTGTGTCTCCGTATATAAAAGATAGAGATAATATTAGACATATCGTAGGTGAGGAAAATTTCGTCGAAATCTATATCAATACCTCTTTAGAGGAATGTGAACGTAGAGACGTAAAAGGTTTGTATAAGAAGGCAAGAGCCGGTGAAATTAAAAACATGACAGGTGTTTCAGCACCTTATGAGGCGCCTGTGAATCCGGATCTAGAAATCGTAACAGACCATCAATCGATAGAAACATCGGTTCAAACTATTTTAGACTTTATTATTCAAAAATTAAAATAA
- a CDS encoding DUF2061 domain-containing protein encodes MKFSKRHLAKTITWRIVGTLDTFLLSWLISDNIKFGSQIAIMELITKMILYYLHERVWFKSKIKSSNKRHVLKTFSWRAVGTIDTFVLGWIVTGNPLTGLKIGGAEVPTKMLLYFGHEKLWYHIDFGLDKRIERKRLNAQKKAEEL; translated from the coding sequence TTGAAGTTCAGTAAACGACATCTGGCCAAAACGATTACCTGGCGTATTGTAGGCACATTAGATACTTTTTTGTTATCCTGGCTCATTTCAGATAACATTAAGTTTGGTTCGCAAATAGCTATCATGGAATTGATTACTAAGATGATTCTGTATTATTTGCATGAACGCGTTTGGTTTAAATCTAAAATAAAATCGTCCAATAAGCGTCATGTGCTAAAGACATTTTCTTGGCGAGCAGTCGGGACGATAGATACCTTTGTATTAGGATGGATTGTTACCGGTAATCCTTTGACGGGTTTGAAAATTGGTGGAGCTGAGGTTCCTACAAAAATGCTGTTGTATTTTGGTCACGAAAAATTATGGTATCATATTGATTTTGGTTTAGATAAAAGAATTGAAAGAAAACGATTAAACGCACAGAAAAAAGCTGAAGAATTATGA
- the wecB gene encoding non-hydrolyzing UDP-N-acetylglucosamine 2-epimerase, with translation MIRLLIIVGTRPNYIKVTQFKKVADQKFKNKFDIKIVHTGQHFDKAMADDFFKQLDIYPDFALNIPQSTANNQIGEIIIRLEGIVNQFLPDMIIVSGDVNSTLAAAITANKMNIPLAHLESGLRSFDRSMPEEINRLLVDEITDHFFVTEQSGIDNLLKEGKPKERIHFVGNTMIDTLVAFEEDIESQSILETFQLNKDDFILMTIHRPATVDHKNGLEKLLNLMDKLSKNHQVVFPMHPRTLNNLSKYGLKSDFEKLKGVIITGPLDYFSFQNLIHNCRMVLTDSGGIQEETTYKLKPCLTLRPNTERPSTITQGTNVLLDFDVDKILSHIETVEAGMENHSNVPKFWDGKATERILAIIETLPLK, from the coding sequence ATGATTCGATTATTGATTATTGTGGGTACAAGACCGAATTATATTAAGGTTACACAATTTAAAAAAGTAGCTGATCAAAAATTTAAAAATAAATTCGACATAAAAATCGTCCACACAGGCCAACACTTTGACAAAGCCATGGCTGATGATTTTTTTAAACAATTAGACATCTATCCCGACTTTGCTTTGAACATTCCCCAAAGCACTGCAAATAATCAAATCGGTGAAATTATAATTAGGTTGGAAGGCATTGTAAATCAGTTTCTTCCAGATATGATCATTGTGTCAGGCGATGTCAACTCTACTTTAGCTGCTGCTATTACCGCAAATAAAATGAATATTCCACTGGCGCATTTAGAAAGTGGTTTACGGAGTTTTGACCGAAGTATGCCAGAAGAAATCAATCGACTTTTGGTCGATGAAATAACAGATCACTTCTTTGTAACGGAACAAAGTGGCATAGATAATCTACTCAAAGAAGGAAAACCAAAAGAGCGGATCCATTTTGTTGGGAACACCATGATTGATACACTCGTCGCTTTTGAAGAAGATATAGAATCCCAGTCCATTTTAGAAACGTTTCAACTGAACAAGGATGATTTTATTTTAATGACTATTCATCGTCCGGCTACAGTAGATCACAAAAATGGTCTAGAAAAGTTATTGAATTTGATGGATAAACTGTCTAAAAATCATCAAGTGGTCTTTCCAATGCACCCGCGAACGTTGAACAATCTATCGAAGTATGGTTTAAAATCGGACTTCGAAAAATTAAAAGGTGTTATAATTACAGGCCCATTGGATTATTTTAGTTTTCAAAACCTTATCCATAATTGCAGAATGGTATTAACAGACAGTGGTGGCATTCAAGAGGAAACAACCTACAAATTAAAACCTTGCTTAACGCTGAGACCAAATACCGAAAGGCCTAGTACTATAACCCAAGGAACAAATGTTTTGTTGGATTTTGATGTTGATAAAATTTTAAGCCATATCGAAACTGTTGAAGCTGGAATGGAAAATCATAGTAATGTGCCAAAATTTTGGGATGGTAAAGCCACAGAACGTATTTTAGCAATTATTGAAACATTGCCTTTAAAATAA